In one Culex quinquefasciatus strain JHB chromosome 2, VPISU_Cqui_1.0_pri_paternal, whole genome shotgun sequence genomic region, the following are encoded:
- the LOC6041499 gene encoding probable ribosome production factor 1: MSSDSDSDMETAPPPKQEPKKRKRLQDYLDEKAARDAAERAEEELRRRRKRGLKDDDEGAEEVSYPVINPINFIKNKEIRSKKFKRQQGSKKKEEKKARKARKLEGGPRPNGHTIESLREKDETALANAAEEDTEEIANDLENDEFNEYYAKSYEPKVLITYNATPHTRTRRFGSELERILPNSMVHSRNKATLKKVCQSAIREEFTDLVVINENNKQPEGMLVIHLPDGPTAHFKISNYKSLHDMKKRRGMITSHRPEVILTNFTTRLGLTIGRMLGALFHYDPEFKGRRVATFHNQRDYIFFRHHLYEFDKNGKRVKLRELGPRFTLKLRSLQTGLFDSKCGDYEWMITNKRHLMESRRRFFL; encoded by the coding sequence atgTCCAGCGACAGCGATTCCGACATGGAAACGGCGCCTCCGCCGAAGCAGGAACCGAAAAAACGCAAACGACTGCAGGACTATTTGGACGAGAAAGCCGCTCGTGATGCGGCGGAACGTGCCGAGGAGGAACTGCGTCGTCGCCGCAAACGCGGCCTCAAGGATGACGATGAGGGCGCCGAGGAGGTCAGCTATCCGGTGATCAATCCGATAAATTTCATCAAGAACAAGGAAATCcgatcaaaaaagttcaaacgcCAGCAAGGATCGAAGAAGAAGGAGGAAAAGAAGGCCCGTAAAGCGCGGAAGTTGGAGGGCGGACCGAGGCCTAACGGTCACACTATTGAAAGCTTGCGGGAGAAAGATGAAACGGCGCTGGCCAACGCGGCCGAGGAGGACACCGAGGAAATCGCGAATGATTTGGAGAACGACGAGTTCAACGAATATTACGCCAAGTCGTACGAACCGAAGGTGTTGATCACGTACAACGCTACGCCACACACCCGGACGCGCCGATTCGGATCGGAGCTCGAACGCATTCTGCCCAATTCGATGGTCCACTCGCGAAACAAGGCCACCCTGAAGAAGGTCTGCCAGAGTGCGATCCGCGAGGAATTCACCGATTTGGTCGTAATCAacgaaaacaacaaacaacccgAGGGCATGCTGGTGATTCACCTTCCGGATGGACCAACGGCCCACTTCAAGATCAGCAACTACAAGTCGCTGCACGACATGAAGAAGCGCCGCGGTATGATCACCAGCCACCGGCCGGAAGTCATCCTGACCAACTTTACCACCCGGCTGGGTCTAACCATTGGGCGAATGCTCGGGGCGTTGTTCCACTACGATCCGGAGTTCAAGGGACGGCGGGTGGCGACGTTCCACAACCAGCGCGATTACATCTTCTTCCGGCACCATTTGTACGAGTTTGACAAGAACGGAAAGCGCGTAAAACTGCGCGAGCTGGGACCGAGGTTCACGCTGAAGTTGCGCTCCCTCCAGACCGGACTGTTCGACAGCAAGTGCGGCGACTACGAGTGGATGATCACCAACAAGCGGCACCTGATGGAGAGCAGAAGGCGGTTCTTCCTGTAG
- the LOC6041500 gene encoding ATP-dependent RNA helicase vasa, with protein sequence MSEWEDNDDAGKSFGQASYGDGGGDDGQENGYGERRGGGFRGRGGRGRGGGRGRGGGGFGGGRSYGENGDDNNGYGGSGNGYGGGGNGYGDNDQDGGENGYENGDRGGFRGRGRGGRGGRGGRGGGGGRDFGGGDNGDEGGFGRGGGGGGFRPRQDDNNNEDGEVKIDKPRELYIPPPPTEDDDEIFGTGISSGINFDKFDDIKVNVTGENPPGPITSFNESGLRDYLLTNVRKSGYLKPTPIQKYAIPIIMDKRDLMACAQTGSGKTAAFLLPIINTLLNDNDDMTPGNPFVVVVAPTRELALQISEEARKFARGTILKVVVAYGGTATRHQIDNVNNGCHILVATPGRLLDFVDRQAVTFDRVKFVVLDEADRMLDMGFMPAVEKMMNHETMKSKEERQTLMFSATFPGQIQELAGQFLNNYIFVAVGIVGGASSDVEQNIYEVTKFQKRKKLEEILESNDPKGTLVFVETKRNADYLASLLSETKFPTTSIHGDRLQREREEALRDFKSGKMYILIATSVAARGLDIRNVAHVINYDLPKGIDDYVHRIGRTGRVGNKGRATSFFDMENDSAIAGDLVKILTQAGQQVPDFLQGMSGGGGSYGGPSQFGARDIRGGRDAEGSRMDAQPSALEPDEEWN encoded by the exons ATGAGCGAGTGGGAGGACAAT GATGACGCCGGAAAGTCGTTCGGCCAGGCCAGCTACGGCGACGGCGGCGGAGACGATGGCCAGGAGAATGGCTACGGAGAACGGCGCGGGGGAGGATTCCGTG GTCGTGGAGGTCGCGGACGAGGTGGTGGCCGAGGACGTGGCGGCGGTGGTTTTGGAGGTGGTCGAAGCTACGGTGAGAATGGTGACGACAACAACGGATATGGCGGAAGCGGAAACGGTTACGGTGGAGGTGGCAATGGATATGGGGACAACGATCAGGATGGTGGGGAGAACGGCTACGAGAACGGAGATCGTGGAGGTTTCCGAGGCCGAGGTCGTGGAGGCAGGGGAGGACGAGGAGGCCGTGGGGGAGGCGGAGGTCGTGACTTTGGAG GAGGTGATAACGGTGATGAGGGTGGTTTCGGACGAGGAGGAGGCGGCGGTGGCTTCCGGCCTCGTCAAGACGACAACAACAACGAAGACGGTGAGGTCAAGATCGATAAGCCCAGGGAGTTGTACATTCCCCCTCCGCCGACCGAAGACGATGATGAAATCTTCGGCACCGGCATCAGCTCCGGCATCAACTTTGACAAGTTCGACGACATCAAGGTCAACGTGACCGGAGAGAACCCGCCCGGGCCGATCACCTCGTTCAACGAGTCGGGACTGCGCGACTACCTGCTGACCAACGTGCGCAAGTCGGGCTACCTGAAACCGACGCCCATCCAGAAGTACGCCATTCCGATCATCATGGACAAGCGAGACCTGATGGCATGCGCCCAGACCGGTTCTGGCAAGACGGCCGCCTTCCTGCTGCCGATCATCAACACGTTGCTCAACGACAACGACGACATGACGCCCGGCAACCCGTTCGTTGTGGTTGTCGCGCCCACGCGAGAACTGGCACTTCAG ATCTCGGAAGAAGCCCGCAAGTTTGCCCGCGGAACCATCCTGAAGGTGGTGGTCGCGTACGGTGGAACGGCCACCCGTCACCAGATCGACAACGTCAACAACGGGTGCCACATCCTCGTCGCCACGCCCGGCCGCTTGCTGGATTTCGTTGACCGGCAGGCCGTCACGTTCGATCGGGTCAAGTTTGTCGTGCTGGACGAAGCCGACCGGATGCTGGACATGGGCTTCATGCCCGCGGTCGAGAAGATGATGAACCACGAGACGATGAAGTCCAAGGAGGAACGCCAGACGCTCATGTTTTCGGCGACCTTCCCCGGCCAGATCCAGGAACTGGCCGGCCAATTCCTCAACAACTACATCTTCGTCGCGGTCGGTATCGTGGGCGGAGCCAGCTCGGACGTCGAGCAGAACATCTACGAGGTGACCAAATTCCAGAAGCGCAAGAAGCTCGAAGAGATCCTCGAGTCGAACGACCCCAAGGGAACGCTGGTGTTTGTGGAAACCAAGCGCAACGCCGACTATCTGGCATCGCTCCTTTCGGAGACTAAGTTCCCGACCACCTCCATCCACGGTGACCGCCTGCAGCGAGAACGCGAGGAAGCCCTGCGGGACTTTAAATCGGGAAAGATGTACATTCTGATCGCCACGTCGGTGGCCGCCCGTGGACTGGACATTCGCAACGTGGCCCATGTCATCAACTACGATCTGCCCAAGGGCATCGACGACTACGTGCACCGCATCGGCCGTACGGGACGTGTCGGCAACAAGGGCCGAGCGACGAGCTTTTTCGACATGGAGAACGACTCGGCGATCGCTGGGGATCTGGTGAAGATCCTGACCCAAGCTGGCCAGCAGGTGCCCGACTTCCTGCAGGGAATGTCCGGCGGCGGCGGCTCGTACGGAGGACCGAGTCAGTTCGGAGCGCGAGATATTCGTGGTGGCCGCGACGCCGAGGGTTCCCGCATGGACGCACAGCCGTCCGCGCTCGAGCCCGATGAAGAATGGAACTAA